A single Pseudomonadota bacterium DNA region contains:
- a CDS encoding MGMT family protein, with product MKPLFSSAVYQDGNFIFYFISHHKSVIHITASSAKHERAAAFLSLFVPQAPHISPAEKSHACNLISAHIYQPDIPGRHVDFENNFFLRRGTLFQRKIWRLLLEIGYGETMTYSKLALKAGVPGGARAIGNACNANPLALIIPCHRVIGVNNPGGYAGGREVKLKLLEIEAERFNCRK from the coding sequence ATGAAACCTCTATTTTCCTCCGCAGTGTATCAAGACGGAAACTTCATTTTCTATTTTATCAGTCACCACAAATCGGTCATTCATATCACCGCATCTTCGGCAAAGCATGAAAGGGCGGCTGCCTTCCTCTCGCTGTTTGTTCCCCAGGCACCGCATATCTCGCCAGCTGAGAAAAGTCACGCCTGCAATCTCATTAGCGCCCATATTTATCAGCCCGACATCCCCGGACGGCATGTAGATTTTGAAAACAATTTCTTCCTGCGGCGAGGGACTTTATTCCAGAGAAAGATATGGCGTCTGCTCCTTGAAATTGGCTACGGCGAAACAATGACATACAGCAAACTTGCATTAAAGGCAGGTGTCCCGGGGGGAGCCAGGGCCATCGGCAATGCGTGCAATGCGAATCCACTGGCCCTGATCATCCCCTGTCACCGGGTGATCGGCGTCAACAATCCCGGCGGTTACGCCGGAGGCAGGGAAGTGAAATTGAAATTGCTGGAAATAGAAGCGGAGCGGTTTAACTGCAGGAAATGA
- a CDS encoding YkgJ family cysteine cluster protein, with product MSINKNQFADGLEIMRRPILPLARLAMLLYLTGPFETVEELLAELVEPIETGGRNYEQPGQFLQEFLSPLRLMESLKNARPPAARILDENQDPLDPMEGLELLISQQALTMELEKINSLLCRPCGCKLCCIGPEDTLAQEYFEIPLTEDESRLFALSVVNNDLSRKSLPADEPPVTINGRPFYEGESRIYHWRSGWSMVLPRHTSCPALDRETGGCRIYPDRPEVCRRPQIFPYVLERQPSLDIEYEGRVLQTFIRQKKLLAVWDCPYVKTLKDEIADYAEACELEPVFRENKA from the coding sequence ATGAGCATCAACAAAAACCAGTTTGCCGACGGTCTGGAAATCATGCGCCGGCCAATCCTGCCACTCGCCCGTCTGGCAATGCTTCTCTATCTGACCGGCCCCTTCGAGACCGTTGAAGAGCTCCTTGCCGAACTGGTCGAACCCATTGAAACCGGTGGCAGAAACTACGAGCAGCCGGGGCAGTTCCTGCAGGAATTTCTCTCCCCTCTCCGCCTGATGGAATCCCTGAAGAATGCCCGGCCGCCGGCGGCAAGAATTCTCGATGAAAACCAGGACCCGCTTGATCCCATGGAAGGTCTTGAACTTCTGATCTCCCAGCAGGCCCTGACCATGGAACTCGAAAAGATCAACAGCCTTCTCTGCCGACCCTGCGGATGCAAATTGTGCTGCATCGGCCCTGAGGATACTCTCGCTCAGGAATATTTCGAGATACCTCTCACTGAGGATGAATCCCGCCTCTTTGCCCTGTCCGTTGTGAATAATGATCTGAGCAGAAAAAGTCTTCCCGCAGATGAACCACCTGTGACCATCAACGGCCGCCCATTTTATGAGGGAGAAAGCCGTATCTATCACTGGCGTTCCGGTTGGAGCATGGTGCTGCCACGCCACACCTCCTGCCCGGCCCTGGACCGCGAGACTGGCGGCTGCCGAATTTATCCGGATCGCCCGGAGGTTTGCCGTCGCCCGCAGATTTTTCCCTATGTGCTGGAACGCCAACCCTCTCTGGATATTGAATATGAAGGACGCGTTCTCCAAACATTCATCAGGCAGAAAAAGCTCCTGGCCGTCTGGGACTGTCCCTATGTCAAAACTTTGAAAGACGAAATTGCCGATTACGCTGAAGCCTGCGAACTTGAACCGGTCTTCAGGGAAAACAAAGCATGA
- a CDS encoding 5-formyltetrahydrofolate cyclo-ligase, with protein MKFSKEMLREKFSPGVESFLKPQAGRVAEILRKQGIYKKADRVYCGPSMLLKQVRLNVLVDGKELVMPGPGMKEGFFLIRPFAIPFKNMSMAVTYKGLARYGKRLDNSDLKGLNIDLLVDHPLMADESGFFLGDGKGFFDLALAVLAETGGLAAKFQVVAAVDDPERVVAELPRDPWDFPCNAVLTPTGFNNVEGSRSRPAIFWDRIGIDRIKRVTPLWKHYVATREKR; from the coding sequence ATGAAATTCAGCAAGGAGATGCTTCGGGAAAAATTTTCCCCCGGAGTGGAGAGTTTTTTAAAACCTCAGGCCGGCAGGGTTGCTGAAATCTTGAGAAAACAGGGTATCTACAAGAAAGCTGATCGGGTGTATTGCGGGCCTTCGATGCTTCTCAAGCAGGTCCGGCTGAATGTCCTGGTCGATGGCAAGGAACTGGTCATGCCCGGGCCGGGGATGAAGGAGGGATTTTTCCTGATCAGGCCATTTGCGATTCCGTTCAAAAATATGTCGATGGCAGTGACCTATAAAGGTTTGGCCAGGTATGGGAAACGTCTTGATAACAGCGACCTGAAAGGGTTGAATATTGATCTGCTGGTTGACCATCCGCTTATGGCCGATGAGAGCGGGTTTTTTCTGGGTGATGGAAAGGGTTTTTTTGATCTCGCCCTTGCTGTGCTTGCAGAAACCGGTGGTCTTGCCGCCAAGTTCCAGGTAGTCGCCGCCGTCGATGACCCTGAAAGAGTGGTGGCGGAATTGCCGCGAGATCCATGGGACTTTCCGTGCAATGCAGTTCTCACCCCGACAGGTTTCAACAATGTCGAGGGGAGCAGAAGTCGGCCGGCAATTTTCTGGGACCGTATCGGTATCGACCGGATAAAAAGGGTGACTCCATTGTGGAAACACTATGTTGCCACCAGGGAAAAGAGATAG
- a CDS encoding twin-arginine translocase subunit TatC → MDDLNKQPLTEHLAELRDCLIISLVAVGIGFAVSYYFIQQIGFWFFKPLFDVLPDKSSLIFTSYQEAFFFI, encoded by the coding sequence ATGGACGATTTGAATAAACAACCTCTCACCGAACACCTGGCCGAATTACGCGATTGCCTGATCATCTCGCTTGTCGCAGTGGGGATCGGCTTTGCGGTTTCCTATTATTTTATTCAGCAGATCGGGTTCTGGTTCTTTAAGCCGCTCTTCGATGTGTTGCCCGACAAGTCCTCCCTGATCTTCACTTCGTACCAGGAGGCCTTTTTTTTTATCTGA
- a CDS encoding D-alanyl-D-alanine carboxypeptidase, producing the protein MRDRCPILYLLLLFLLVSFAVPATVQARSSSKKRRAPVASLSSVHKIQPDSSSPESERDDFPATVADLSTFSRHKTRPDSHGGERLISAVDLRRKISSRSAIVMDGESGQILYSHNPDLAAQPASTIKILTGLIAIQNLDDDEWVPASRKAAAMPSSKINIQRGKSYRADDLINAVLLSSANDASVALAEKIAGSERVFSKLMTYKAKAWGATKTVCKTATGLTARGQKSTARDLAILFNRAMDNPEFAERVARAKIRTGYGKLLRNHNRALWQIDGAEGGKTGFTNAARQTYVGQFKRGDDLLTVAILGSETMWDDIRELVEFGFGRIQSTSASGEQKPEVDRSADISGLMPVKLDSSGPLQILYDAKKVSRL; encoded by the coding sequence ATGAGAGATCGTTGTCCGATATTGTATCTCCTCCTTCTCTTTTTGCTGGTTTCTTTCGCTGTGCCTGCCACCGTCCAGGCCAGGAGCAGCAGCAAGAAACGGCGTGCGCCAGTCGCATCCCTCAGTTCAGTTCACAAAATTCAACCGGATAGTTCTTCTCCTGAGTCGGAGCGGGATGATTTTCCGGCAACCGTGGCAGATCTTTCAACCTTTTCCAGGCACAAAACCAGGCCGGACAGTCATGGCGGAGAGCGGTTGATCTCCGCGGTCGATCTCAGGAGAAAAATTTCCTCAAGAAGCGCGATTGTCATGGATGGTGAAAGCGGTCAGATTCTTTATTCCCATAATCCTGACCTTGCTGCTCAACCGGCCAGCACCATCAAAATCCTCACCGGGCTGATTGCCATCCAGAACCTGGACGATGACGAATGGGTTCCCGCAAGTCGAAAAGCGGCGGCGATGCCAAGTTCCAAAATCAATATCCAGCGCGGGAAATCATACCGGGCCGATGATTTGATCAATGCGGTCCTCCTGTCTTCAGCCAATGATGCGAGTGTCGCCCTGGCTGAAAAAATAGCCGGGTCCGAGCGGGTTTTTTCAAAACTCATGACATATAAGGCCAAGGCCTGGGGAGCAACCAAAACTGTCTGCAAGACGGCGACCGGTCTCACGGCCCGCGGCCAGAAATCTACCGCCCGCGATCTTGCCATCCTTTTTAACCGGGCCATGGACAATCCCGAGTTTGCAGAGAGAGTTGCCAGGGCAAAGATCCGGACCGGATATGGGAAACTGTTGCGTAATCATAACCGGGCCTTGTGGCAGATTGATGGCGCTGAAGGAGGCAAAACAGGCTTCACCAATGCCGCCAGGCAGACCTATGTCGGCCAGTTCAAAAGAGGTGACGATCTGCTGACCGTAGCAATTCTGGGCAGTGAGACCATGTGGGACGATATCAGGGAGCTGGTCGAGTTCGGCTTCGGTCGCATTCAGTCTACATCGGCTTCAGGAGAACAAAAACCGGAAGTGGATCGTTCCGCGGACATTTCAGGTCTGATGCCGGTTAAGCTTGACAGTTCAGGCCCCCTGCAGATCCTTTATGATGCCAAGAAGGTGTCGCGGCTATAA
- the tatC gene encoding twin-arginine translocase subunit TatC has translation MKLALSCGVLLGSPVILFQVWRFIAPGLYQHEKKALLPFTVLSSFCFLGGAAFGYFVVFPPAFRFLMGYSNEHLSAMPAVSEYFSLSLRLLIAFGVVFELPVAMVFLAKLGIIDAPFLSKNRKYAFLIAFVIAAILTPTPDVVNQVLMAGPLVILYEISILAVRLFGRKTLVPTQN, from the coding sequence CTGAAGCTCGCCCTGTCCTGTGGTGTTCTGCTCGGCAGTCCGGTGATTCTGTTCCAGGTCTGGCGCTTTATCGCCCCCGGCCTCTACCAGCATGAAAAAAAGGCGCTTCTGCCATTCACTGTTTTATCTTCTTTCTGTTTTCTGGGCGGCGCGGCCTTCGGTTATTTTGTGGTTTTTCCGCCAGCTTTTCGCTTTCTGATGGGCTATTCCAATGAACACCTGAGCGCCATGCCCGCGGTGAGCGAGTATTTTTCCCTCAGCCTGCGCCTTCTGATCGCCTTCGGTGTGGTTTTTGAGCTGCCGGTGGCGATGGTCTTTCTGGCCAAACTGGGCATCATCGACGCGCCATTCCTAAGCAAGAACCGCAAGTATGCCTTTCTGATCGCCTTCGTCATCGCCGCCATTCTCACCCCGACCCCCGATGTGGTCAACCAGGTCCTGATGGCCGGTCCTCTTGTGATCCTCTATGAAATCAGTATTCTTGCGGTACGATTGTTCGGCAGGAAAACCCTGGTTCCCACGCAGAACTAA
- a CDS encoding type II toxin-antitoxin system ParD family antitoxin produces the protein MATMNVSLPDPMKNWVEAQTKTGRYSNSSDYVRDLIRRDQERAAKIAAVQKHVTEGLESGVSEQSMEDILENR, from the coding sequence ATGGCTACAATGAATGTTTCTCTTCCCGACCCGATGAAAAACTGGGTTGAAGCACAGACGAAAACAGGACGTTACAGTAATTCCAGCGACTATGTACGCGACCTTATTCGCCGAGATCAGGAGCGGGCGGCTAAAATCGCGGCAGTGCAGAAACATGTAACCGAGGGCCTTGAAAGCGGAGTCAGTGAACAATCAATGGAAGACATCCTGGAAAACAGGTGA